The window AGGAACTTCGGTAGGCGGCGCGGTTACTTGGGTCCGGCTGCCACGCTCCAGGAATACAGAAATATGGGGTTGACGTCGGCACTAACGGTGACGGCGTTGAACTTCCTTTTCAGAAAGGGCATGGAGTCTGCTGCGATGTACATTATCGAGGATAACAAGGCATCGTTGGGGCTAGCATTGAAGATCGGCTTCAATATCGCCAAGCACTGGGTTCATATGAACAAGGATCTTAAATCCGACAACCATGGTGGTTTTTCCTAGTTTTCCTCGTTCGGTTCGCAGTCCAGATCTTACGGATCGCAGTATTGAGTTATTAATACACGTCTGACATAAAACTTTCTTTCCAGTCGAAATATGGGCCTTTTTGGTCAAGCTTTCCGCTGTCTTAAACGCAATAAGATTGGTGGGGCCGTCGGGATTTGAACCCGAGATCACAAGCGCCCCAGGCTTGCATCCTGGTCCAAGCTAGACTACGGCCCCATTGTGCTGGACGTCTCCTTTTTCCACCAGTTCCAAGCACCTTTGTAGATTTGGCGCACCTAGATATAACATTTCTTTTTCCTGAAGAGCTTGCTGCCGTCGCCATGTACGTGCCATAACCTCATTTGGCTTTGCTGTGGGTCTACTGTCAGGACTGTTGGGGGTCGGCGGTGGCATCTTCATAGTTCCATTCATGTTCTATTTCTGCAAGTATCCAACGAGGTTTGCAGCCGGGTCGTCACACTCGATAATTTCCTTTTCCGCGTTCTTTAACATAATCGAGCATTCGGCTTTGGTAGATTAGATCTTCCATTGATACTTGCTAGAGGCATTGCTGCCCTTAACGGCGGCAACCTAAGGCAAGGATCATTACGATAGTAGAATCCGGGATGGTTGAGGTGGAGCCCGGTCTTATAATGTGGGCGATCGCTGCCCGGCTTATACTGAAACTTGGGATCATATGAGGGGCATATCAAAGGAATCGCTTCATTGCAACCTCTACAGTCAAAGAATCATGACAACACTGACGTTGTACCAGAGTGCCATCGCCTCTCATAATGGGCGCCCTTTTTAAAAAAGGCGCTAAAAAGATTTTGACCCGCCGCCTCAATTTTTTCCCTATAGACTCCGCACCAGCAGTGCAGAGCCCCTCCAATCCCATTCTTTCAGGATCCGCAAGGATCTCTTCATGGCTTCACTCTGGTGGGGGATAACCGTTTTAGCCCTAGGGCTCCTGTTTCAAAGCTACACCCAAGACATAGACTCGGTCATCAGGCGCCTTTCGATCCCTGCTTCTGGAATATCTTATAAAATATACTCGCATTCACCGTCTGAAAAGCTGCTGAAACGGCAATGGGAAGGGCTGCTGCTGGACCGAAGGAGGCAAAAGCTATGCCCATAGCCAACGGCAGATGCTTCATCCCTGAGCTAAAGACTATGGCATTTGCTTCCCTCATCGGGAGGCGGAGGACCCTCGTGCTGATCACATGTGCCCCCCCGAAGGCCAACGGGAAGAGTATTAGAGGAGGCAGTATGAGCAGCGCCACCAGCGAGGTGTTTCGCGGCACCAGCACAACATTGATCGCCAACATGGAAAACATGAGAATCATTGCAGTTATCGCAGAGATGGGCGGGAAGACCGGTAGGTACCTTGGAAGCCTCTTTCCTAACCAAGATTCGAGGAGGTGCCTTGTCACTATGCCAAGCAAGATGGGAATCGCAAGTATGGTCGCTATTGACCACAGCATGTCGACTGGGCTTACACTGACGTATATGCCAACAAGCAAGGCCGTGATACCTGGTATTGTGGCTATCCCCAAAACCATCGTTAGCGCTGCAAGGATGAGGGCTAGGGGGACATCGCCCTTCAGGAGCCCCGTCCAGACCACATTCATGCCCGCGCAGGGAACGGTTCCCATTAAAATGAACCCCGCAGCCCACAACGGCTCAACCGAGAGGAATACCAACGCCAGGGCGAAACAGAGCGCTGGAAGGAATATGAAATTAAGTACGAGGCCTACTGCGATCTGCCTGAACTTCTTTGTGACCCGAACGAGCTCCTTGAACCTTATTGTCACCGACATGGACCAAACCATTACACTCACAAGGGGGAGCATCAAGGGCTTGAGTGACTGGACCTGCGCCTGTGCCGTGGTGCCAGCTACGATCCCCAAGATGACCATGGAGAAGACCAAGTAGGAATAGTTTCTCTGAATGAACCACGCGATCTTATCAATCCCCGTGGGTTGATCTTTACCCGTGTTTCCAGGTTCTTTTGGTGCACGGGGCGCAGCTTCAGATTCTTTTGGCTGACTATTCACAGGTCTGCCTCTTTTCTCACAATCTCTGCGATCCTCTTCACGTCGGCATCGTAGATGTCGAGGGTAGGCACCTTCTGTAGGTACTTGGAGATTTCAATGCTGTAGCCGATCTTCACGCCCGCTTTCTCCAGGACCTTTGAAGCGCAGCGATTGCCACAACCA is drawn from Candidatus Methanosuratincola sp. and contains these coding sequences:
- a CDS encoding bile acid:sodium symporter encodes the protein MVILGIVAGTTAQAQVQSLKPLMLPLVSVMVWSMSVTIRFKELVRVTKKFRQIAVGLVLNFIFLPALCFALALVFLSVEPLWAAGFILMGTVPCAGMNVVWTGLLKGDVPLALILAALTMVLGIATIPGITALLVGIYVSVSPVDMLWSIATILAIPILLGIVTRHLLESWLGKRLPRYLPVFPPISAITAMILMFSMLAINVVLVPRNTSLVALLILPPLILFPLAFGGAHVISTRVLRLPMREANAIVFSSGMKHLPLAMGIAFASFGPAAALPIAVSAAFQTVNASIFYKIFQKQGSKGA